A portion of the uncultured Draconibacterium sp. genome contains these proteins:
- the lnt gene encoding apolipoprotein N-acyltransferase → MKRFHRLLFSVASGVLLGLPWLGFPGWILFFAFLPLLFIENYFFKFKDNFPVVSLWGHVFLAAIIWNVLASWWMTKVSLVGVGAAMIFNAFLMSMVWWSAHSIRRNLSSPLGYISLVVFIIALEYLQFKWDIEWPCLQLGSVLANNVKIIQWYEYTGAFGGTLWILLLNLFLFQLFRNVWLKRPIQKAISVTTVSLLLLLVPLIISFRMYNSYKENEDPIKIAIVQPNVDPYTEKFDLESELQKLENYMRLASSVTDDETNFIVGPETLFEHQTLWDEEKFASNIFLTELQVFLQQFNDTKMVFGVSSYKIYENEEAITYSAQRNNDIIYDRFNTAMLLTKNGETQVYHKSKLVAGVEKVPFQKYLSFLRNSYIDLGGASGSLGQQAEVSNLVADNVVIAPVICFESVFGEYVAEYIKRGAEVIFVITNDGWWKNSRGYKQHLLFSQLRAVETRRSIARSANTGTSCFINQRGDVLQATNWWQEAAIAGSINKNDTLTFYVTHGDYIARTAVFISVLMVLLVFVRRFA, encoded by the coding sequence TACTTTTTTCAGTCGCTTCCGGAGTTTTATTAGGTCTTCCGTGGTTAGGTTTTCCTGGGTGGATTTTGTTTTTTGCATTTCTACCATTACTTTTTATCGAGAATTACTTTTTCAAATTCAAAGACAATTTTCCTGTTGTTTCGTTGTGGGGGCATGTTTTTTTAGCGGCTATAATTTGGAATGTTTTGGCTTCGTGGTGGATGACCAAGGTTTCGCTTGTAGGTGTTGGTGCTGCTATGATTTTTAATGCATTCCTGATGTCGATGGTGTGGTGGAGTGCGCATTCGATTCGAAGAAACTTATCATCGCCATTAGGATACATCTCATTGGTTGTCTTTATAATTGCCCTCGAGTATCTGCAATTTAAGTGGGATATTGAATGGCCCTGTCTGCAATTAGGAAGTGTGCTGGCCAATAACGTAAAAATTATTCAGTGGTATGAATATACCGGGGCTTTTGGCGGAACGTTATGGATTCTGCTATTGAATCTTTTTCTATTCCAGCTTTTCCGCAATGTTTGGCTAAAAAGACCAATTCAAAAAGCCATAAGCGTTACAACAGTGTCGCTGTTATTGTTGCTTGTGCCTTTAATTATTTCTTTTCGGATGTATAATTCATACAAGGAAAATGAAGACCCGATAAAAATTGCAATTGTACAGCCCAATGTTGATCCGTATACTGAAAAGTTTGATTTAGAGTCGGAGTTACAAAAGCTTGAAAATTACATGCGCCTGGCGAGCAGTGTAACCGATGATGAAACTAATTTTATTGTGGGGCCGGAGACATTGTTTGAGCATCAAACGCTTTGGGATGAAGAAAAGTTTGCTTCAAATATATTTTTAACAGAACTGCAGGTTTTTCTTCAGCAATTTAACGATACAAAAATGGTTTTTGGTGTGTCGTCTTATAAAATATACGAAAATGAAGAGGCTATAACTTACTCAGCGCAAAGGAATAACGATATTATTTATGATCGGTTTAACACCGCAATGCTGCTCACTAAAAATGGAGAAACACAGGTTTACCACAAATCGAAACTGGTTGCAGGAGTTGAAAAAGTTCCTTTTCAAAAATACCTTTCTTTTCTCAGAAATAGCTATATCGATTTGGGAGGTGCCTCCGGTTCATTAGGTCAGCAAGCGGAAGTATCGAACTTGGTTGCAGACAATGTGGTGATAGCACCTGTTATATGTTTCGAGTCGGTGTTTGGTGAATACGTGGCAGAATACATTAAAAGGGGGGCCGAAGTGATTTTTGTGATTACAAACGATGGTTGGTGGAAAAATTCGAGAGGTTATAAACAACACCTGTTGTTTTCGCAATTAAGAGCCGTTGAAACCCGACGTAGCATTGCACGGTCGGCCAACACCGGAACTTCGTGTTTTATAAATCAGCGTGGCGATGTTTTACAAGCAACAAATTGGTGGCAGGAAGCGGCGATTGCGGGATCGATAAACAAAAATGACACACTGACATTTTATGTGACGCACGGCGATTATATTGCCCGAACAGCAGTTTTTATAAGCGTTTTAATGGTGTTGCTGGTGTTTGTGAGACGGTTCGCGTAA
- a CDS encoding site-specific integrase produces MATVTAYIRKPTSKKTKKVNVRFRVSDGATQLYYRSKIEIEPDVWDPQKQEIKSRVPYDSEKRVEFDNAVSDRKKLIRSIYDANPGLNSKTLNLKINEKLHPEKYKLDKRALTYFEIFDEFLNQHNVSEGRKAHFRVLKRSLQRYELYKRVKLDVDTICKDQLSDIKNFLRDEPKVYEERPEIYKMVPESKKPRPRGYNYLVSMMKLYRTFCLWLIKPSIKLTQNNPFEDYSIDAERYGTPIYITIKERNHLYKFDLSARPGLAIQRDIFVFHCLVGCRVGDLFSLKKNSVIDGAIEYVARKTKGERPDTIRVPLNTIALEILEKYKNTEGDKLLPFISEQNYNLDIKEMFEIAGLTRIVTVLNTHTREEEKLPLNKVASSHMARRTFIGNLYKKVKDPNLIGSMSGHKEGSRAFARYRDIDEDMKQDLVKLLE; encoded by the coding sequence ATGGCAACCGTAACCGCATACATCCGAAAACCTACATCCAAGAAAACTAAAAAGGTGAATGTTAGATTTCGCGTAAGTGATGGAGCTACTCAACTTTACTACAGGAGTAAGATTGAAATTGAACCGGATGTGTGGGATCCACAAAAGCAGGAAATAAAATCAAGAGTACCCTACGATTCTGAAAAGCGTGTTGAATTTGATAACGCGGTCTCTGACCGTAAAAAACTAATCCGGTCTATTTACGATGCAAACCCGGGGTTAAATTCAAAGACCTTAAACTTAAAGATTAATGAGAAGTTGCACCCCGAGAAATATAAACTGGATAAACGGGCGCTGACATACTTTGAGATCTTCGATGAATTTTTGAATCAGCACAATGTTTCCGAGGGGCGAAAAGCTCACTTCAGGGTGTTGAAAAGGAGTCTGCAGAGATATGAGCTTTATAAAAGGGTGAAGCTTGATGTTGATACGATATGCAAGGACCAATTAAGCGACATAAAGAACTTTCTCCGGGATGAACCAAAGGTTTACGAAGAACGGCCGGAGATATACAAGATGGTACCTGAGAGCAAAAAGCCCAGGCCACGAGGTTACAATTACCTGGTGAGTATGATGAAACTTTACAGAACTTTCTGCTTATGGCTGATCAAACCATCAATTAAACTTACACAGAATAATCCTTTTGAAGATTATAGCATCGATGCAGAACGTTATGGAACTCCGATCTATATCACGATTAAAGAACGCAACCATTTATACAAGTTCGATTTATCTGCAAGGCCCGGATTGGCTATTCAGAGAGATATTTTCGTTTTTCATTGCTTGGTTGGTTGCCGAGTAGGAGATCTGTTTAGTTTGAAAAAGAACAGTGTTATTGATGGCGCAATTGAATATGTGGCACGAAAGACGAAAGGTGAAAGACCCGATACAATTCGGGTACCACTAAACACGATTGCACTTGAAATACTTGAAAAGTATAAAAACACTGAAGGCGACAAGCTACTCCCTTTTATTTCTGAGCAGAACTATAACCTGGATATAAAAGAGATGTTTGAAATTGCAGGATTAACGCGAATTGTAACCGTACTGAATACGCACACCCGGGAGGAGGAGAAACTACCATTAAACAAAGTAGCATCTTCTCACATGGCCAGGAGAACCTTTATCGGCAATTTGTATAAAAAGGTAAAAGACCCGAACTTGATAGGATCGATGTCTGGACACAAAGAAGGGAGCCGGGCCTTTGCCCGATACCGCGATATTGATGAAGATATGAAGCAGGACCTTGTTAAACTTTTGGAATAG
- a CDS encoding helix-turn-helix domain-containing protein: protein MSLNVLELAEKYPKVKFELTGEDLMKFSEDFHARKRRELEEAITSEKTETYPSARTVCEMLDVNHSTLWRWAKRGYLVPINVGDKNRYRMSDIKKILEGGRKALQNS, encoded by the coding sequence ATGAGTTTAAATGTACTTGAGTTAGCGGAGAAGTATCCAAAAGTAAAATTCGAGTTGACTGGTGAGGATTTAATGAAGTTCTCTGAAGATTTCCACGCAAGAAAAAGAAGGGAACTTGAAGAGGCTATCACATCCGAGAAAACCGAAACCTATCCAAGCGCTCGCACCGTCTGCGAAATGCTTGACGTGAATCACTCTACACTTTGGCGTTGGGCGAAACGCGGCTACCTCGTACCTATTAACGTAGGTGACAAAAACCGGTACCGGATGAGTGATATTAAGAAGATCCTCGAAGGTGGAAGGAAAGCACTTCAAAATTCTTAG